The segment TCAATGGATCCAGGGATAGCTGACATCAGTACCGAGGCACTGTCCAACAAGCATTTGCTGCGTCCGACGCCTGTCGCCTCGGGCGACGACCTGTGCGATTGCCGGCGGAGAGGAGAGGGAAGCCAGTAATCAGTGACCAGTGAACTATCGACGCCGGCGCCGGCTCGCTTGGGGCGGGTGGCGGGGGTGGCGGGTTGTGGGCGTGTTTCGGGGTGGGTTGCAATACCCCTTCACCCCTCACCCTGGGAGTCGCCGTGCCTGATCGCCTCCGCGTCCTAGTTGCCGATGATCACCGCATGTTCCGCGAGGCGTTGGAGCGCTCGCTCGCCGATGTCTACGACGTCGTCCCGGGCGGATCCACCATCGCCGAGGTGGACGCGGCATTTCGTCGTGGCGGATTCGACGTCGCAATTCTCGACCTGAGTTGGGGTACCGAAGGATCCGTAAACCAATATCTGCCGCGGTGGTACGGAATGCAGCCCGCCGTGCGTGTCATCATCGTGACCGCGATTGACGAGTGGTTCCTGGGCCAGGCGATGCTTGAGGGCGGGGCCCATGGCTTTCTGGGCAAACGCTCCGACTTCGCGGAGGTATTCGACGCCGTCGATGCTGTTGCGAAGGGGGAAACCTACATGGGGCGTGATCTGCATCCGCCGCCACGCCGTTCCCCGCGTGCCGCGAACCACGACCTGCCAATCGTCGCGTTGCGGATTCTCGAGTTCTTGGCGCACGGACTGAACCGGAATGAGATCGCCAAGGCACTTCACATCGATGTCAGAACCGTCGACTACCACATCGGAAGCTCCGCAAGATCGTCGGGATTGGTCGTTGGGAGCGCCCCAAATGGCAGGAGTTCTTTGCACGCATCGGCGCGAAGGCCGCCGATGGGCCTTCCTAGCAATTGACTAGCATTTGTCCTAGTTGACGAAATTATGGGGGACGGTATCGTTGCTGTTGTCTGAGCGGTAACCGATGCGGTCGACGCGGGACGGCATGGGCTGTTCAATCGGAGAGCGACATGGCACACCCCGATTTCATGGATGAGACCTCAGATGACTCACGCGCTGGTACTCCGGCGGAGAGCTATCAGAGCTCGCGCAGTTCGCTAGGGGTTGCTCGATGGTGAGTTCTGGTGGCTTGTCAACTGCATTCGGGTTGTTCCTACAATGCCTATTGCTAGCAACCGTGCCTTGGATGGTTGGCGGCCGGACACGGCCCACATTGTCTGGAGTACGAATGTCAGCCCGACGCAACTGACCCCGGACCTCGCCATTGCTGATGACAGGGAACGGGCGCGCGGTGCTTGGGCGGGAGTGGGTTCGAGTTCTAAACCTAGGCAGTGTTCCTGGTGTCGCGAAGATTAGGCTCTGGGTGTCAAGCGATTTGGGCGAGCATGAAGTTCCTGTGCCTGCCGAAATCGCCAGGCCTGTGATTCCGGCCTATTCCACTGGGGGGGGCGTCGGGGTGGTCCTGCAAATCCCTCAAGACTCATTCACTACTCGATTGGTCGATCGACTTCAACGGGAAGGGAAGGCCTTCGCGATTCGGGTGGCTTTGGAACCGATCAACGGAGACGCTGACCTATCGAACAATGTTCGGGTGCGATTAGTTTGGCGCCCTCCGGAAGTACGAAGGCGACACTGTGTTTGTAGGCCTTGAGGTTCGTGAACAACAGCGGCCGCGGGTTGCAAGCGTCTTGGCGTACCAGACTTCTCGCCAGCCTTCGGCTGGC is part of the Gemmatimonadota bacterium genome and harbors:
- a CDS encoding response regulator transcription factor, whose translation is MPDRLRVLVADDHRMFREALERSLADVYDVVPGGSTIAEVDAAFRRGGFDVAILDLSWGTEGSVNQYLPRWYGMQPAVRVIIVTAIDEWFLGQAMLEGGAHGFLGKRSDFAEVFDAVDAVAKGETYMGRDLHPPPRRSPRAANHDLPIVALRILEFLAHGLNRNEIAKALHIDVRTVDYHIGSSARSSGLVVGSAPNGRSSLHASARRPPMGLPSN